Proteins encoded together in one Chryseobacterium taklimakanense window:
- the atpH gene encoding ATP synthase F1 subunit delta: MLTSKVAKRYAQGLLDFTEETGNTASVFAEMKDVVKVMKDSKELNSFFATPFIDSKKKTAAASEIFKNFSPVAKNLISLVIKQGRETHLKDIAQEFINKVEDMQGIQRITLTTAAPLSDANIDEIIKSSGLVKSQNFDLQTNINPDVLGGYILRVGDQQVDASVKNKLNKLRKDFQVN; the protein is encoded by the coding sequence ATGCTTACATCCAAAGTAGCAAAAAGATATGCGCAGGGTTTGCTGGATTTCACAGAGGAAACCGGTAATACAGCGTCTGTTTTTGCTGAAATGAAGGACGTGGTAAAAGTGATGAAAGACAGCAAGGAGCTGAATTCTTTCTTCGCAACACCTTTCATCGACAGTAAGAAGAAGACTGCTGCAGCTTCTGAAATTTTCAAAAACTTTTCACCAGTAGCCAAAAACCTGATCAGCCTTGTCATCAAGCAGGGAAGGGAAACCCACCTGAAAGATATTGCCCAGGAATTCATTAATAAAGTGGAAGATATGCAGGGAATCCAAAGAATTACGCTTACCACTGCAGCACCGCTTTCAGACGCGAATATCGATGAGATTATTAAATCTTCCGGTTTGGTAAAATCTCAGAATTTTGACCTGCAAACCAATATCAATCCAGATGTTTTAGGAGGTTATATTCTAAGAGTTGGCGACCAGCAGGTAGATGCTTCGGTGAAAAACAAGCTGAATAAATTAAGAAAAGATTTCCAAGTTAATTAA